The DNA segment AGCCTCCCACCAAGACTAAACATCCAAAACGTTTTATTTTAACTCTGTACACAAAGTGCACCAGACTGATTCAGCCTCTGAAGCAATCTTtcctgcagttttaaaaaaaggggacAGTAAAGAAGTAAATCAAAACAACTGACGTACAAATAACATCAATATCAATTTCTCACATGGCAAAAAACAACAATGCAAATTGGTCAATCTAGATCTGGTGATGCAATCCAAAACAAAATCCTACAGGCAAACAAACAAATCATTAGTGAGCAGGTGTCTATTTtcccagttctggggaagggtcgcctgacccaaaatgttaactctctttcttcccagttgctgccagacctgcttttccagcaacttctgtttttgttcctctatTTTCCCATCTATGTATCCATTCAATCTATAATTCCTGACTTGTCCCAAATCAAAAACCAATTTTTGGAGACTCTGAAGTGACTTATCAAAAATTACTAAACATTAAAAGTAACAAAAGTCAAAGCATGAATTCTGAAactttattaaaacatacagAAGTTAGGTACAAAAATTACATATTTTAAATTTATGAttcattgtgcttttttttgCAACACTTGTCACAAACACCAAAAATTAAACACTGATCAAAACTAACTAAACATCTCAGTAACCTTCATATCCCTTGCTGATCCAACCATTACAATCATTTTAAGCCAACTAATCTTACGACATTTGTTATTTTGCTTTAGGAATTTGACAATTTCTGAAATACATGTTTAGTTAGcagaatcattttttttaaaaaaggaaaacttATTCATCACTCAGGTAATAGTAACCTATTCCAGAAGCCATTTTCAAAAAAAGTATTTTCTGACCCAAACTGATAATGTAACATTCAACAGTTACATACTTCCTGCACTGCAACATCTACCAAGACGACATACTAAAAATAAAGTACACAATTTAAGACATCGCACTGAATATTATGAAATAAAATACAATGCATCTAATAATATATTCTAGAAAGCTAGTGAAATGTTCTTCACATTTCAGTAGTCATATACTTTGGAATaatggggagggggcagtaaGCATTTTAATATTGAGGCATTCTCCTAAGGCTACAGGTATGTGTTACCCTGGTTTTGGCTGATGTACCATTTAACCTTACAAGTAATATCTTAATAGCAAACGGTCTTAAGACAACTAATGATATGACACCCAAAGAAATCATTTGTCACTTTTTGTGACTATGTACAATTTTAACTGGCCCCTAATACAAGGATTACAATCGATAGCCCATGGATAAGAATAACTATACAACTTCTGTCATTGAATCCTTTCTTCAGAATCTGAATTGGATACGAATATTAATCTTGTATAAAATTTTAAGTTAGCCAGTTACAGCTGTCAAAGTTTCAGACCTTAAGAGTTTGTGAAAGGCTGAATTCTGAAAGGGATAAACCCAGATAATTTGATTTAAAGTCTTGTTCAGATGAGACTCATATGTCAGAAAGTTAAGGTAGATTGTTCTTCTCGACTGTTTTCAGCAGTCAACAAAGCAATTTCTGATGCGATGACAATAGGTATAATGATTCAGAGAACCATTTCAGAAGCTATTTTTTTATCAGATGCATTCTCAAAGATTAATGATGTTATTTCTGTACTTGACCTTTTCTGTCTGTTTAGTTTGAAGgtgcaaagatttttttttgaaaatgctgaCAGAAGGGAGCAGATAGCTACATTTAGGGTTAGCTCGCATTATTCCACCAGCAAAACTTtggaaaaaaattggaaaaatgcaaatttatttacattttttagTAAAGTTGCAAGTAATGCCTTTAGAAAACATAGTCTTTTGTAATCTTAAGTGATGGCATAGCATCATGTACGTTCTGATCCAACCGTTGGTATTCAATTGTTCTTGAGCAGAGACTATCCTTCCATCGTCTGCTTTGAACTAAGAGAAtgtaaatctgaaaagaaaaagaataaacGATTATTGAAAGTTAGCATATAAGTCCTCATTTTCAATAGTGTGAAGCAGGAAGTACTAAACAAACctttttgaaaacaaacaaacaagtcaGTCAGTCATCACTGGTGAAATAAATTCTATCCCCAGCAATTTATCAATGAGTATGCTATTTAACAATAATACCTCATCTAAATTTGATTTAAGTACATTGTAAATAGATGTTTCAtcaaaaacagctcttccgtAAGAGATAAGCTACTATAAAGAAAATGACAGCCTTGCTCCCACAGGCAGGCAACACATGCCTTCCAAAATGAGGTATTTTATGGCTAACCAATGTTTACCAGTAAGTGATTTTGGAACTCATGTCCTCCCAGAAAATAATCTTATGACTGTAAAACAACTACTTGCGTTGTGCTTTTTTTGAAATGGATCAAAATTTCCCCAGTAGGATTTTGCTTTGAAACAGCAACAGGATTTGCAAGAGGATTCCTTTAGTGAATCACTCCACAACTCGTTGAATATCCAAGTGAAGCCATCTCCTAAGTAACTAATAAGTTCCCTCTAAATTAAGGCAGCAAGGTGCTTCCAATAGCCTGGGATAATACAGATTCATTAGCAGAGGCAAGCAAAGTAGCAGATGGTAAACAACAAGTCAGATACAAGTTTGACCTGATGACATGAAAAGTTCATGGAGACCAGAGTCAATGCTGAACACTTCCAGGGCAATTATCTCCAAACTGTATACCCATATCTCTACCTCTGATGGGTCAGTCCTACTGACAGGGACAAGACATATCCAGCAATGGCAATGGTGGTGTCTAGGACATATGGCATGATCCTGTGAGTATAACTATGTCAGGCCATTAGTCTGTGCAACAGCTCTCCCTATGCTGGCACAAGATTCCAGACGTTACTAAGAAATTTGAGGGGTTGGGTGTGCCATTTTTGTATCCAGCATCTTAGTCAATGCCAGCGGGTCCATGTGGTTTCACTCCTTTCagactgagtggcttgctaggttaTTTCAGAGGTCATAAAAGAATCACCTACATGGCTATGCATCTGGtttcacatgtaggctagacaagGACAGATTTCCTGAAGAGAAACGCGAGAGCCCACTGGGTTTTTATGATCAACAACAATAGCTTCATGATTATCATTAGTGTAACTTGCTCCCAAATACAGACTTTTactaattgaattaaaattctaccagctgcccaGGTGACATCTAAATCGGTATTCCCTCCGGACTAGTCGGGGTCTCTGGATTGCAAAACCAGTGATATTACAATTACATCACTGCCTCCCCAACATTTCTTCAATTGTTACAGGACAAGAGGACAAGACCACCAAGCCTCTCCTAATTCAGTACCAATGCCTCATCAGAAAGCCATTGGGTGGCTTGAACAATTAACTGAATGTTTTTTCAACATCTGGACTGAAGTACAATGTTGGTGTAGGGTACAGCTTTACCGTATGACCAACGGTCAGTTTTTTGCTTTTGTTACAGATATGGCAAAGACCCAGGTTTCTATAAAGAACAGAAGACCTCATCCTCCGATACAGTTTTAACAGAAACTCACCTTTCTTTTATTGTGATATGTAATATAAACAATGGCAATTAGAAAAGCAGAAGCAACGAGGTAGAAAAAGAAGTGACTATCTTCTTCTTCACGTGCAGAAATGTATATTGGTTGATCAGGAAGCTCAGGAGGTTCATCCATATCATTTTCCAGATCATCCTCATCCAATTGATTTATATCAAAATACTCCTCAGCCCCTttttcttcatctgcttcatAATAAGATGGAGAATTGCCTTGTCCAACAAGCAACAATTGGTTATCTGTCATTTCATCCATTTTTTCTGGATCTGTATTAGAAATGAGACCTTCATCCTCTTCAATATCTGTGCCAATTACCATTACTTCTGTATCTTGCTTGTTGTCGATATTGTTACCTTCTCCGACTGATACGTCTTTTAAGGTTGGTGCAATCTGGTCAGAATTTTGGACAGCAGTTGCCTTCTGTGTTATTGCTATAAGAGATTCCGTACTCTTAACGGCAGCTCCCACTGATGTCGTTGAAATCTGCTTCAAAGTGGTTGCAGATAATGTAGTCGTGTTGGTGGTGGTTGGATTTGTAGCATTAATGCTAGATTTTGTCTCTGTAGTTTTGGATTCAATTGTTTTAACTGACTCACTTCTCGGAGATGTCAGATTATTGGTAGTACTGGCTGCCTGTTGATTGACAGTCACTTGTGTTCCATTTTCTGTAAGGATGCTGTTACTGGTCACTGTGAAAAAGGTcacaaaatggaaaattaaatTAGCTAAGTCACCACAGCAATGATCATAAAGCAGTTCTGCATTCCTTTCAACTCTGCACAATTGTATACAATCCATCCTAATCCTAGCAATGATAAAGAAGTACATTAAGCAACTATAATAAATAACAAGCACAGTAATCCTTTCAGCATATCACGGTTTCATTTTCCAAGCTGGCTATACATTGCTttccaccaaaaaaaaacaaactacaaaaaaaatgcagaagtcACACCATTTTTCATATATTTATCAATATGTATTTATCTTGAAACAATAACAAGGAATACGTAAACAACAAAGATTAGGTAGAGATGGTTGGTAAACTACTCAAATTGAACTGCTGCATTTTAAGACGCTGCTGCAACCTTTGGCAACACTGTACTGTACtatgtatgtgtaaataaaggtgacttggtgatgagatactagCCTCTaagttcttcagaaaattaatggAAGAGCACAACTTTAATACACTGCTAAATTAATTTAAATAGGAATTTTCTGGTAAGTACTTTCAACCTGTAAATATAAGGTTTAAGAACATCAGAATGACAGCTTGCAGATATTTTTCAATCTgttagagatgttattgcacatctctggagtagaTGGACTTGAACTTGGGTTTCCTGGTCCAAAAATAGGGACACTGCCGCTGCACTACAAGGGACCCCAGAATGGCAACCTGCTTGCAGACCAATGTCACCTTAATGGAGGAGGCAGTCATAGGAAGCAAATAAATAATTAGCAAAACAGATAGGATCAGGTAAGGTGAAAACCAGAAATTGTAAAGGAAATTaatccaggaaagagagagaagaaaaatgtGAACAAAACATCATAAAAGGGGAACAGTTTAGGGTAGCTGACCCAAATTAGCATTCTTCAAAACTTCCAGCTTTTACTCGTCTGACAAACTCTTTCTCCTCTGTCCTAAGAGATGGGAGCTGCAAAGACAGAAAAGCTTTCAAACAATTCATCCCAGAAAACTGACAGCAGGAATTGCAACCCAAAATGGTCCTATCAATGACAATTTAAAGTAAAAACTGTTGTGGAGTTGCACAAAGTCTTGTAAGACAGTGTTAACAAATAAAATGTATTTGATTCATGTAAATGATTCATGTAAGCAGATGAGGGGAGTGAAACCAAAGTAACTAAACTTACACGTGACAGAAAGATAGGTAGAAACGTATGTGTTGAAGAGGAAATAATCACTCAGTAACCTCATCAAGCATGTGGGCAAACATCTGGCCGATGAAGCATAGAGGGGCAAAATGTGAAGTGCTTCAATTTGGCTAGAAGAGTGGCGGGGGGGAGAAAAGGCTTATCATTTAAAGAGATAACAACTGCAGAATCCCAAGACAGagtcatgcaacatggaaacagacctttcagtacaaccagtccatgttaatcatgttgccaaactaaactagtcctggttgcctgcacctggcccatatccctccaaacattccctactcatatacttatccaaatatctttaaaaCACTAACTACACTAGTCTCTACCAATTTTGTCTGgtagttcattctacacacaaaccactgttcaaaaaaaaagttacccctcgtgtcctttctaaatctttctcttctcacctgaaATATATgctcccttgttttgaactccacactctaggaaaaagacttctgattcaccctatctatgccccgcatgaatttataaaccttaaatgtcacccctcaactccTATACatcagtggggaaaaaaaatctagcCTACCTAGTCTATCTTTATATGTGAAGCCATCCAtagctggcaacatcctggtaaatcttttccctccccagtttaatagtttccttcctaaaacaggtgaccagaactgcacccagtactccagaataggcctcaccaatgtcctgtacaacctccacaTAATATCACAACTCcttattcaaaggtctgagcaagaGGCAAGTGTGATAAACCCCTTCCTAACCACTCTAACTGTGCTGCACATTTCAAAGAAATGTGAGACTTggactctctgttctacagcactacccagggccttaactgtacaagtcctgcccttgtttgtattaccaaaatagaatacttcactttaaaattaaattccAACTGTCACTCCTCCGCCCATTGACCTAAGTGATCacgatttctttgtaatcttaacaTAGAATCatcacagagtcacagaatccctacagtgtggcaacaggctcttctgcccaacaagtccacaccaatcttcagaacatcccacccagaccaatcccccttttacccagctaatctacacatccctggacactgccagcaatttagcatggccaatctaactagcctgcatatctttggactgtgggaagaaacaggagcacccagtggaaatgcatgcagacacagggagaatgtgcaaactctgcaaagacagttgccagagagtggaatcgaacctgggcctctggtcccgagaggcagtgctaaccacaaagCCACCTATTAACGTTCTTCACTCTCCCACTATAACCACCAATTTTACTgccatgtgcaaacttactaagcctgccttctatattctcatccaaattcattatttaaatgacaaacaaaagagatgCAGAAAAATCTTGGAGCATGAGTCACAAGGTTAAAACGCAGGTACAGAATGTCACCCTTCATTACAAGAAGAATTGGAAATTAAAGTACGGGTGTTCTTCTTCAGCTATCCAGGCATTTGAGAGATCACATTATGAACATTGGTGCAGGTATGGTCTCCTTACATACAGGATGACCAATGTGTTGAAGGTGATCCATAAGAGGTTTACTGTATTGATATCTGAAGTGAGTCCAATAAGAAGAGTCcctacccaaaatgtcaactttcctactcgtctgatgctgcctggcctgctatacTTCTGTTCCGCATTGTGTTACCTTATGAGGCAAGGTTGGGTTTGTTTCAGCTGGATGTTAGGAGGAGGAGGTTTGGAAGTGTACAAGATCCTAAATTGTTTTGAGAAGGTCTTCTTTTGGGCAAGCCCAGGACTAGAAGGCATTGTTTTAACATGATGGGTTGGCACTGTTACAACGGAGATAACTATTatttttctctgagggttgtaggactttggaactctgtctcAGAAGGTGCAGGAGGTAGATTCACTGATTATTTTTGAAGTGTGGGTAAAATATTCCCTTGCCCAAAAAGAATCTACGGTATTCAAGGGTAGATGAGAATATGGAATGCAAACCCCTAACAGATCAGACATAGTCAAGGGGTCAAATATCTTAATTCTGGTCCTAATTTGTAAGTATGCTCATATGTTAGGGCAAATGACAAAAACGTTCATGGAAAATCTTTGATCAATGCTCACTTAACTAACTTACAGGTTACAAAATCAGATCAAAAATTTAATGCCTGGAACATTTCTAATTCACTGCTATTGTTCAGCGCACAaaagatgagccaaatggccttttgcTTCAAGACAATCTGAGATTTTTACCCTAGATAGTGAAAGGGCCAAACTTGCAATGAAACAAGTCTATTGTGCTATTAGCATACTCAAATTTTCATTGAAAATGTTGTAAGCAAGGAGCTTGATTTAATGAAAGATTTGGTACTTGAGTCATCAAATTTCCACAATGTTTGAATGAGAACTGTGTGAATAAGGGTCAACGTTTTTCCTTGCATTACCTCAGCATTTACAGTACACCAAATGTTCAGACACTGGCAAGAAAGGCTTGCTGGCGCCTTTAGTGCTGTACAGGCTTATTCCCCAGTGCCACAAAAAAATGGCATTACACAGCTATTCACACACAGTACAGTATATTATTGCTAGAGCTGAATAAACTCATTCATGCATTGCCAATAGGTTTTAGCCCTCATTACAGGCCACAACTATTTACTTCATGTATTTTACAAACTGTATGTATTTATGTAACTGTGTGGCCTGAGACTACATAATATTCAAGCCTATATCAACGGCACTAATAGTTGAACATATCCAATGTGAGCCTACCATTCAAATACAGAAAGTAGACTTACTTCTGAATCTCTTCCCAAACAAAATTAGCAAAGATTTGTATATTGGTAGTTTTATAATTGCTGTAATAAAAAAATCACATAGCTTTATTTCAGCTTTTTAACATAAATCATTAAAGTTGATGGCAAATATGCAACCCTATACTTTCACTGTCGTCTGCTGTTTATGCTAGCTTAATTATCAGGTTTCTATCTTTCACAACAGTAGCCTTGTATTACATGAGCACAGTGGGCCAAAGTTACCTTAAATAACACATTTACAAAAATTAAAAAATCTTTGAGAACTGATTGAAAGGAAGTTTTTTTAAACCTATACTACATCTAAATACCTGCACAAAGCACAAACAAGTTTAAAAAGAACAATTCAGATGGCTTGACAGAATTATTAATACAAAGGAAAGTCTATATTTTTTATAACAAGGTGGTCAACGCACAAGATAGCAATATCTAATGTTGCAAAATTGACCTCATGGCCTATAATGGGTACCGTACAGCTGACTGACATGTAAATTAACTACTCAGTCCCTCTTTCTTTGCATGCTGGTCAGGAGGTTTATACGTACATTTCATTTCAGCTTCTTCAGCAGTGAATGCTTAATCTTATGATTCTTTACAGTTTGAAACTACCAAAAATAGTGGCAGGTGAGTCAGCAGCTGAATAAAGATAAGGAAATGAAAAATGTTGGGTTTCGGCTGACTGAAAATGGAAACAAGAACATTTTGCACATTTATAAACGCTCTTAGCAAGAAAACCATTTTACAACTTACTTTACAGTTGCATTATAAAGCAAAATTTAACAGTCACAgaagatgaccaaaagcttagtcaaacagctaggttttaaggaatgtctCAAGACGAGGGAAATGTAAAAGGCAATGAGGGAATTTGAGAGCATAGTCTTTTACCAGCTGGAGGCACAACTGCCATTGGTGAAGCAATTAAA comes from the Stegostoma tigrinum isolate sSteTig4 chromosome 13, sSteTig4.hap1, whole genome shotgun sequence genome and includes:
- the LOC125458248 gene encoding keratinocyte-associated transmembrane protein 2-like isoform X2, with the translated sequence MKLTSNSILTENGTQVTVNQQAASTTNNLTSPRSESVKTIESKTTETKSSINATNPTTTNTTTLSATTLKQISTTSVGAAVKSTESLIAITQKATAVQNSDQIAPTLKDVSVGEGNNIDNKQDTEVMVIGTDIEEDEGLISNTDPEKMDEMTDNQLLLVGQGNSPSYYEADEEKGAEEYFDINQLDEDDLENDMDEPPELPDQPIYISAREEEDSHFFFYLVASAFLIAIVYITYHNKRKIYILLVQSRRWKDSLCSRTIEYQRLDQNVHDAMPSLKITKDYVF
- the LOC125458248 gene encoding keratinocyte-associated transmembrane protein 2-like isoform X1, translated to MEARVGLELRVKVRVLALVFIVFSVVVVVANGHGSDVTSNSILTENGTQVTVNQQAASTTNNLTSPRSESVKTIESKTTETKSSINATNPTTTNTTTLSATTLKQISTTSVGAAVKSTESLIAITQKATAVQNSDQIAPTLKDVSVGEGNNIDNKQDTEVMVIGTDIEEDEGLISNTDPEKMDEMTDNQLLLVGQGNSPSYYEADEEKGAEEYFDINQLDEDDLENDMDEPPELPDQPIYISAREEEDSHFFFYLVASAFLIAIVYITYHNKRKIYILLVQSRRWKDSLCSRTIEYQRLDQNVHDAMPSLKITKDYVF